A single Longimicrobiaceae bacterium DNA region contains:
- a CDS encoding SDR family oxidoreductase, translating to MADELRGRAAVVTGGSKGIGRAIAQALAGAGLNVVITSRHEDEVVAAAQEMTAEGGGRVLGVRCDVRDHDDVRRMVETTVAELGGLDVLVNNAGVGGFAAVDEMDVDQWDQILETNLSGVFYCCREAIPHMRGKGGWIINIASLAGKNAFAGGAAYNASKFGLVGFSEALMLDVRQHGIRVNYIMPGSVNTYFNGKEPSPQNDWMIQPEDIARLVLELLRFPSNALPSRIEIRPSAPPQK from the coding sequence ATGGCGGACGAGCTGCGGGGCAGGGCCGCGGTGGTGACGGGCGGCAGCAAGGGAATCGGGCGGGCGATCGCCCAGGCGCTGGCGGGCGCGGGGCTGAACGTGGTGATCACCTCGCGCCACGAGGACGAAGTCGTCGCCGCCGCGCAGGAGATGACGGCGGAGGGCGGCGGGCGCGTGCTGGGCGTGCGCTGCGACGTGCGCGACCACGACGACGTGCGGCGGATGGTGGAGACCACCGTTGCCGAGCTGGGCGGCCTGGACGTGCTGGTGAACAACGCGGGCGTGGGCGGCTTCGCGGCGGTGGACGAGATGGACGTGGACCAGTGGGACCAGATCCTGGAGACCAACCTAAGCGGCGTCTTCTACTGCTGCCGCGAGGCCATCCCGCACATGCGCGGCAAGGGGGGGTGGATCATCAACATCGCGTCGCTGGCGGGGAAGAACGCGTTCGCGGGCGGCGCGGCGTACAATGCCAGCAAGTTCGGCCTGGTGGGCTTCAGCGAGGCGCTGATGCTGGACGTGCGGCAGCACGGCATCCGCGTGAACTACATCATGCCGGGCAGCGTGAACACGTACTTCAACGGCAAGGAGCCCTCGCCGCAGAACGACTGGATGATCCAGCCCGAAGACATCGCCCGGCTGGTGCTGGAGCTGCTGCGCTTCCCCTCGAACGCGCTCCCGTCGCGTATCGAGATCCGCCCCAGCGCCCCGCCGCAGAAGTAG
- a CDS encoding HAD family acid phosphatase: MSERKTKPKAVIWDLDGTLADDRARAHFVEVERGRARDWDSYFDAVDQDAPIAASIEVLHALRAAGVRIIYLTGRPEFTREKTERWLKANGLDEYDRLVMRPAHGDWRPAGEMKTEKIVELRRDFELVCAFEDRIDVAEALRVAGVPVFLYGAGMQAAAEALEAQDARRLSGAGEKDGAEG; this comes from the coding sequence GTGAGCGAGCGGAAGACGAAGCCCAAGGCGGTGATCTGGGACCTGGACGGCACGCTGGCCGACGACCGGGCGCGGGCGCACTTCGTGGAGGTGGAGCGGGGGCGGGCGCGCGACTGGGACTCGTACTTCGACGCGGTCGACCAGGACGCCCCCATCGCCGCCAGCATCGAGGTGCTGCACGCGCTGCGGGCGGCCGGGGTGCGCATCATCTACCTGACCGGCCGGCCGGAGTTCACGCGCGAGAAGACCGAGCGCTGGCTCAAGGCCAACGGGCTGGACGAGTACGACCGCCTGGTGATGCGCCCCGCCCACGGCGACTGGCGCCCCGCGGGCGAGATGAAGACCGAGAAGATCGTCGAGCTGCGCCGCGACTTCGAGCTGGTGTGCGCCTTCGAGGACCGCATCGACGTGGCCGAGGCGCTGCGAGTGGCCGGTGTCCCCGTCTTCCTGTACGGCGCCGGCATGCAGGCCGCCGCCGAGGCGCTGGAGGCGCAGGACGCCCGTCGCCTTTCCGGCGCGGGTGAGAAGGACGGCGCGGAAGGCTGA
- a CDS encoding endonuclease/exonuclease/phosphatase family protein — MNVTTWNMQGSNASTEVKWQTGVLNLMQSTYPWRPDVICLQECGGAPPSGTLLFSAPFMSPAGVATSVEVYAWGGTQSRPAAWVAFHQWDILGNRVNLAIVTRQGVPAPGDVVLAWPAGGPTWRPVLGLRTGGAMVFSCHAISPGGADAPGLVAAAQGATGALQWVVAGDFNRVPDAFAPVGSVVCPATSPTYPATNPTSEYDFAIRSGAAAVNGAVLDLYLSDHLPVAYIF, encoded by the coding sequence ATGAACGTGACCACTTGGAACATGCAGGGCAGCAATGCCAGCACTGAGGTGAAGTGGCAGACGGGCGTGCTGAACCTGATGCAATCGACCTACCCCTGGCGCCCCGACGTCATATGCTTGCAGGAGTGCGGAGGTGCTCCGCCAAGCGGGACGCTGCTTTTCTCGGCTCCGTTCATGTCGCCCGCAGGAGTCGCAACGTCCGTAGAGGTCTACGCCTGGGGCGGAACGCAGAGCCGCCCTGCCGCGTGGGTCGCCTTCCACCAGTGGGACATCCTCGGGAATCGCGTCAACCTCGCCATCGTGACGCGGCAGGGTGTTCCCGCGCCGGGCGACGTCGTTCTGGCGTGGCCGGCCGGCGGCCCGACGTGGCGGCCCGTGCTGGGTTTGCGTACGGGGGGAGCTATGGTGTTTTCCTGTCACGCCATCTCCCCGGGTGGCGCCGACGCACCCGGTCTGGTTGCCGCGGCCCAAGGTGCTACCGGCGCGCTTCAGTGGGTGGTTGCTGGGGACTTCAACCGGGTGCCCGATGCGTTCGCGCCGGTGGGCAGCGTCGTCTGCCCGGCCACCAGCCCCACGTACCCGGCCACGAACCCGACCAGCGAATACGATTTCGCGATTCGCAGCGGCGCGGCGGCCGTCAATGGGGCCGTCCTCGATCTGTACTTGAGCGACCATTTGCCGGTGGCTTACATCTTCTGA